Proteins co-encoded in one Rhodospirillales bacterium genomic window:
- a CDS encoding TIGR00730 family Rossman fold protein: MADIKSICIYCGSSMGNDPRYNEAADLLGRLIGEAGLELVYGGGKVGLMGTVADAVLKAGGRVTGIIPSNLKKVELAHDGLSEMIVVESMHERKRMMFDKSDAFVTLPGGPGTLDETIEIITWRQLRLHAKPIVIVDDGGYWQPLLDLMEHTIENGFAHDVFRTFYTVVSSPEEVLPAIEELPESFLEERPERL, from the coding sequence ATGGCAGACATAAAATCTATATGCATCTATTGCGGCTCTTCCATGGGCAATGACCCCCGTTATAACGAAGCAGCAGACCTGCTCGGTCGTTTGATCGGCGAGGCTGGATTGGAACTGGTTTATGGTGGCGGCAAGGTCGGGCTTATGGGCACGGTCGCCGATGCGGTCCTGAAAGCTGGCGGGCGGGTAACCGGCATCATCCCCAGCAACCTTAAAAAGGTTGAACTCGCCCATGATGGGTTAAGCGAGATGATCGTCGTCGAATCCATGCATGAGCGCAAACGCATGATGTTTGATAAATCAGATGCCTTTGTCACCCTTCCCGGTGGCCCCGGAACTCTGGATGAGACCATTGAAATCATCACCTGGCGTCAACTTCGCCTCCATGCCAAACCCATTGTTATCGTTGATGATGGCGGTTACTGGCAGCCCCTTTTGGACCTGATGGAGCACACCATTGAAAATGGGTTCGCCCACGATGTCTTCCGCACCTTCTATACGGTGGTTTCCAGCCCTGAGGAAGTGTTGCCCGCCATTGAAGAACTCCCTGAATCCTTCCTTGAAGAACGCCCCGAACGCCTTTAG
- a CDS encoding NADP-dependent isocitrate dehydrogenase, with product MAKIKVKTPIVELDGDEMTRIIWQFIKEKLILPYLDVDLKYYDLGVESRDATGDQITIDSAKAIQKYGVGVKCATITPDAGRVKEFNLKEMWRSPNGTIRNIIGGTVFREPILCENVPRLVPGWTQPIVIGRHAFGDQYRATDFKVPGKGKLTIKFEPEDGGDIIEREIFEFPSSGISLSMYNLDDSIRGFARSCMAYAYERGWPLYFSHKSTILKVYDGRFIEIFQEVFDAEFKEKFESKNIVYEDRLIDDMVACAMKWNGGFVWACKNYDGDTQSDQVAQGFGSLGLMTSVLMTPDGNTIEAEAAHGTVTRHYREHQKGNQTSTNPIASIFAWTQGLKYRGNFDDTPDVVAFADALEAVCIETVESGHMTKDLAVLIGPDQKWLNTEEFLDKLDENLRKKMA from the coding sequence ATGGCCAAAATTAAGGTCAAAACGCCTATCGTCGAACTTGATGGCGACGAAATGACCAGAATCATCTGGCAGTTCATCAAAGAAAAATTGATCCTCCCCTATCTTGATGTCGACCTCAAATATTATGATCTGGGTGTCGAAAGCCGCGACGCAACTGGTGATCAAATCACCATTGATTCCGCCAAAGCCATCCAAAAATATGGCGTTGGGGTCAAATGCGCGACCATCACCCCCGATGCTGGGCGGGTGAAAGAATTTAATCTCAAGGAAATGTGGCGTTCCCCTAATGGAACCATCCGCAACATCATCGGCGGCACCGTGTTTCGCGAACCGATTTTGTGTGAAAATGTGCCGCGTCTGGTGCCGGGCTGGACTCAGCCGATTGTCATTGGACGTCATGCCTTTGGTGATCAATACCGCGCCACGGATTTCAAGGTGCCCGGCAAAGGTAAATTGACCATCAAATTTGAGCCCGAAGACGGCGGCGACATCATCGAGCGGGAAATTTTTGAATTCCCAAGCTCTGGCATTTCGCTCAGCATGTATAATCTGGATGATTCAATCCGGGGCTTTGCCCGTTCCTGTATGGCCTATGCCTATGAACGCGGATGGCCGCTGTATTTCTCGCACAAAAGCACCATCTTAAAGGTCTATGACGGGCGTTTCATCGAGATTTTCCAGGAAGTCTTTGATGCCGAATTCAAAGAAAAATTTGAATCAAAGAACATCGTCTATGAAGACCGCCTGATTGACGACATGGTCGCTTGCGCCATGAAGTGGAATGGTGGCTTTGTTTGGGCCTGCAAGAACTATGATGGCGACACCCAGTCCGATCAGGTTGCGCAGGGCTTTGGCTCATTGGGCCTGATGACCAGCGTCTTGATGACGCCCGATGGCAACACCATCGAAGCCGAAGCCGCCCATGGCACGGTCACACGTCATTACCGGGAACATCAAAAGGGCAACCAGACCTCTACCAACCCAATCGCATCCATCTTTGCGTGGACACAAGGTCTTAAATACCGGGGCAATTTCGATGATACCCCCGATGTTGTGGCCTTCGCCGATGCGCTGGAAGCCGTCTGTATTGAAACCGTTGAATCAGGCCACATGACCAAGGATCTGGCGGTCCTGATCGGTCCTGATCAAAAATGGCTCAACACGGAAGAATTCCTCGATAAGCTGGACGAAAACCTGCGAAAGAAAATGGCCTAA
- a CDS encoding cytochrome c, translating into MLKLISITSFVAVTALAVGVSFAPVANSAEKGVYGSQAGVQVAAVADTVKARIKLMKSTSKTFKKIRKLAKKAKVGPKGAAQAVAIHAAGKKFLGMFPKGTGSDMMKNRAKPEIWSDWAKFESKAKAFTKATAKMVQVTQAGDGGAIKAAVKAVRAGCKGCHKPFRGPKPKKK; encoded by the coding sequence ATGTTAAAATTGATTTCAATTACATCTTTTGTCGCGGTCACGGCTTTGGCCGTGGGCGTTTCATTTGCTCCAGTCGCAAACAGTGCTGAAAAGGGTGTTTATGGGTCCCAGGCCGGGGTTCAGGTCGCAGCGGTTGCCGATACGGTCAAGGCGCGCATAAAGCTTATGAAATCCACGTCCAAGACGTTCAAGAAAATCCGCAAATTGGCAAAAAAGGCCAAGGTTGGACCTAAAGGCGCGGCACAGGCGGTGGCCATTCATGCTGCTGGCAAAAAATTTCTTGGCATGTTTCCCAAGGGAACTGGTTCCGACATGATGAAAAACCGGGCCAAGCCGGAAATTTGGTCAGATTGGGCAAAGTTTGAGTCGAAAGCCAAAGCGTTCACCAAGGCAACGGCCAAGATGGTCCAGGTCACCCAGGCAGGGGATGGGGGCGCCATCAAGGCTGCGGTCAAGGCTGTTCGGGCCGGGTGCAAGGGATGTCACAAGCCATTTCGTGGGCCTAAGCCAAAGAAGAAATAA
- a CDS encoding LysM peptidoglycan-binding domain-containing protein → MTERTASVNRALISAIAGAVVLVAALLLNFYMGSSDEDGAQPPAIDAAMSNPSGSKPSVPQPKVPKTNSGLSAPEIEARNNRGSFDIVRVSPEGNAVIAGRAMPGAEVRVLDGDTLVGKVKADKKGEWVLVPEKHFKSGTRRLRLRIQTDDGKTRDVGGEVILVVPEKGRDIAGRMGEGQSGVLALKIPGPGPNSGNGSGPAPSKILQIPGDSGGNADQAGLSIDVIDYDDLGRVKMAGGASADAQLRFYLDNKPLGKSVGGKDGRWAFSPGGVVAPGTYRLRLDELGDAGQVARRIEIPFQRAKKPENLPDMKVVVVQPGNSLWRIARRSYGQGIQYTVIYKANKAQIRDPDLIFPGQIFSIPKGGEGK, encoded by the coding sequence ATGACTGAAAGGACTGCAAGCGTGAACAGGGCTCTCATCAGTGCCATTGCCGGCGCGGTTGTTCTCGTGGCGGCCTTATTGCTGAATTTTTATATGGGTTCCAGTGATGAGGATGGGGCACAGCCTCCCGCGATTGATGCCGCTATGTCTAATCCCTCGGGGTCGAAGCCTTCGGTGCCACAGCCAAAGGTCCCTAAAACCAATTCGGGGCTTTCCGCACCAGAAATTGAGGCTCGCAATAACAGAGGCAGTTTCGATATTGTTCGGGTCAGCCCGGAAGGAAATGCTGTTATCGCCGGCCGTGCCATGCCCGGGGCCGAGGTTCGGGTTCTGGATGGCGATACCCTTGTCGGTAAGGTCAAAGCCGACAAGAAAGGCGAATGGGTGCTTGTGCCTGAAAAACATTTTAAATCAGGCACTCGACGGTTGCGGCTTCGTATCCAGACAGATGATGGAAAGACCCGGGACGTTGGCGGAGAAGTTATTTTGGTCGTGCCTGAAAAAGGCCGGGATATTGCCGGACGTATGGGTGAGGGCCAATCGGGTGTTTTAGCCCTTAAAATTCCGGGTCCCGGGCCCAATTCGGGTAATGGCAGTGGCCCAGCGCCAAGCAAAATTCTTCAAATTCCGGGTGACAGTGGGGGCAACGCCGATCAGGCCGGGCTTTCCATTGATGTGATTGATTACGATGATTTGGGCCGTGTTAAAATGGCTGGCGGGGCAAGCGCGGATGCTCAATTGCGCTTTTATCTTGATAACAAACCTTTGGGAAAATCTGTCGGGGGCAAGGATGGGCGTTGGGCCTTTTCGCCTGGGGGTGTTGTGGCCCCCGGCACGTACCGGCTTCGGTTGGATGAATTGGGAGATGCAGGACAGGTTGCCCGCCGCATCGAAATACCCTTTCAAAGGGCCAAAAAACCAGAAAATCTGCCTGATATGAAGGTTGTCGTTGTGCAGCCGGGAAACAGCTTGTGGCGTATTGCCCGGCGCAGTTATGGCCAGGGCATTCAATATACGGTTATTTACAAAGCCAATAAGGCGCAAATCCGCGACCCGGATTTAATCTTTCCAGGTCAGATATTCTCGATCCCAAAAGGGGGAGAGGGTAAATAG
- the alaS gene encoding alanine--tRNA ligase — MTSTNDIRAAFLNYFREKDHEIVASGPLVPHNDPTLLFTNAGMVPFKNVFTGIETRDIPRAASSQKCVRAGGKHNDLENVGFTARHHTFFEMLGNFSFGDYFKERAIEQAWHLLVKEFGLDPAKLLVTVYHDDDQAFDLWKKIAGLSEDRIIRIPTSDNFWSMGETGPCGPCSEIFYDHGAEIEGGPPGSATEDGDRFIEIWNLVFMQYEQVDKDTRRDLPRPSIDTGMGLERLAAVLQGKHDNYDIDLFRHLIEASADVTKTATEGPHGVSHRVIADHLRSVSFLIADGVMPSNEGRGYVLRRILRRAVRHAHIMGCTDAVLHQLVPALITEMGQAFPELKRAEALITETLKMEESRFRTTLERGLGLLAEETQKLPDGAVLPGDVAFKLYDTFGFPLDLTQDALRAEGRGVDTDGFDEAMNRQRADARAAWSGSGEAATEEVWFELRDTLGATEFLGYDTEFAEGAITAILVDGDLKDDVTEGETAAIITNQTPFYGESGGQSGDCGILFSKDGTEFTVESTQKRLGDMIVHMGTVTRGKLAKGDVVELRVDGNKRNGLRANHSATHILHAALRAHLGDHVTQKGSMVAADRLRFDVSHPKPMKPDELAQVVFDVNAQIRANMDVHTRIMTPKEAVDAGAMALFGEKYGDEVRVVAMGEYSTELCGGTHVSRTGDIGGFRIISETGLAAGIRRIEAVAGAAADAYDAANMNLLMQTADVFKSPLQDIPARAKQLLDDRRALEREVTDLRKKLALSGGASGAGGDAGDEPDDAREVAGVRLVTRVLDGVPAKDLKSMVDAFKKQGSGVYAVISAMDGKASIVVGVTEDLVDRFNAVDLVRAGSEALGGKGGGGRPDMAQAGGSDASGADGAFDAIAALMDQ; from the coding sequence ATGACCAGCACCAATGATATAAGGGCGGCATTCCTGAATTATTTCAGGGAAAAAGATCATGAAATTGTCGCCTCTGGCCCCCTTGTTCCCCATAACGATCCAACCTTGTTGTTTACCAATGCGGGCATGGTGCCGTTCAAGAACGTCTTTACCGGCATCGAGACCCGGGACATTCCTCGTGCGGCCAGTTCGCAAAAATGTGTGCGCGCCGGGGGCAAACATAATGATCTTGAAAACGTTGGCTTTACCGCGCGCCATCATACGTTCTTTGAAATGCTGGGCAATTTTTCCTTCGGCGATTATTTCAAGGAACGCGCAATCGAGCAGGCCTGGCATTTACTGGTAAAGGAATTTGGCCTTGATCCGGCGAAGCTTCTGGTGACGGTCTATCATGATGATGATCAGGCGTTTGACCTGTGGAAGAAAATTGCGGGTCTAAGCGAAGATCGCATCATCCGCATTCCAACATCGGATAATTTCTGGTCCATGGGTGAAACCGGGCCTTGTGGGCCGTGTTCGGAAATATTCTATGATCACGGGGCCGAAATCGAAGGTGGTCCACCGGGGTCTGCTACCGAAGACGGTGATCGCTTTATTGAAATCTGGAATCTGGTGTTCATGCAATATGAACAGGTGGATAAAGATACCCGCCGTGATCTGCCTCGCCCATCCATTGATACAGGCATGGGTCTTGAACGCCTGGCTGCGGTTTTGCAGGGCAAGCATGATAATTATGACATTGATTTGTTTCGCCACCTGATTGAGGCTTCGGCCGATGTAACCAAAACTGCCACAGAAGGCCCCCATGGGGTGTCTCACCGGGTGATCGCCGATCACCTGCGCTCGGTTTCCTTTTTAATCGCTGATGGGGTGATGCCGTCCAATGAAGGCCGGGGTTATGTTCTGCGTCGCATTCTGCGTCGCGCCGTGCGCCATGCCCATATCATGGGCTGCACCGATGCCGTGTTGCACCAATTGGTACCAGCCTTGATTACAGAAATGGGTCAGGCCTTCCCGGAACTCAAACGCGCCGAAGCGTTGATCACAGAAACGCTGAAAATGGAAGAAAGCCGGTTCCGCACTACCTTGGAGCGGGGGCTTGGCCTGTTGGCAGAAGAAACCCAAAAATTGCCTGACGGGGCCGTATTGCCGGGCGATGTTGCCTTTAAATTATACGACACCTTCGGCTTTCCACTCGACCTGACCCAGGATGCCTTGCGTGCAGAAGGGCGGGGTGTGGACACAGACGGTTTCGATGAAGCCATGAACCGCCAACGCGCAGACGCCCGCGCGGCCTGGTCTGGCAGTGGTGAGGCGGCCACCGAAGAAGTGTGGTTTGAACTCCGTGACACCCTGGGCGCGACAGAATTCCTGGGCTATGACACCGAATTTGCCGAAGGCGCCATCACGGCCATCTTGGTTGATGGCGACCTTAAAGATGATGTCACTGAAGGTGAGACCGCCGCCATCATTACCAACCAGACGCCCTTTTATGGCGAATCGGGGGGGCAATCAGGCGATTGCGGCATCTTGTTTTCAAAAGACGGCACTGAATTTACCGTTGAAAGCACCCAGAAACGTTTGGGCGACATGATTGTCCATATGGGAACTGTGACCCGGGGCAAACTTGCCAAAGGGGATGTTGTCGAATTGCGGGTGGATGGGAATAAGCGCAATGGGCTTCGGGCCAACCATTCCGCCACCCATATTCTTCATGCAGCGCTGCGTGCGCATCTTGGGGATCATGTGACCCAAAAGGGTTCCATGGTGGCTGCTGATCGTTTGCGGTTTGATGTCAGCCATCCCAAACCAATGAAACCCGATGAACTGGCCCAAGTGGTGTTTGATGTAAATGCACAAATTCGGGCCAATATGGATGTCCACACCCGCATCATGACCCCGAAAGAAGCGGTCGATGCGGGCGCCATGGCATTGTTTGGTGAAAAATATGGCGACGAAGTCAGGGTTGTTGCCATGGGCGAGTATTCCACGGAATTATGTGGCGGCACCCATGTCAGTCGCACCGGCGACATCGGCGGTTTTCGCATTATCAGTGAAACGGGTCTGGCCGCAGGGATAAGGCGGATCGAAGCCGTGGCGGGTGCGGCTGCAGATGCCTATGACGCCGCCAATATGAATTTATTGATGCAAACGGCAGATGTTTTCAAAAGCCCCCTCCAGGATATTCCAGCCCGGGCAAAGCAATTGCTGGATGATCGCCGTGCCCTTGAACGGGAAGTGACAGACCTTCGCAAAAAACTCGCCCTGAGTGGCGGTGCCAGTGGTGCGGGTGGCGATGCCGGTGATGAGCCCGATGATGCCCGCGAAGTGGCCGGGGTGCGATTGGTGACCCGGGTTCTGGATGGGGTTCCGGCAAAGGACCTTAAATCCATGGTCGATGCGTTCAAAAAACAGGGGTCTGGCGTTTATGCCGTGATCAGCGCCATGGATGGCAAGGCGTCTATCGTTGTTGGGGTGACCGAAGATTTGGTGGACCGCTTTAATGCGGTTGATCTGGTTCGGGCCGGCTCAGAGGCGCTGGGTGGCAAGGGTGGTGGCGGGCGTCCCGACATGGCCCAGGCGGGCGGCAGCGATGCCAGCGGTGCCGATGGGGCCTTTGATGCCATTGCTGCGTTGATGGATCAATAA
- the dksA gene encoding RNA polymerase-binding protein DksA, producing the protein MPVKLPRNYRPSEDESFMNAKQKEYFRKKLLSWREDILSETSETLQHLQEGGFQEADIADRASLETDRSLELRTRDRARKLISKIDDALNRIEEGTYGYCEETDEPISLKRLEARPIATLSIEAQERHERLERTHRDD; encoded by the coding sequence ATGCCTGTAAAGCTTCCGCGTAATTATCGGCCATCTGAAGATGAGTCGTTCATGAATGCCAAGCAAAAAGAATATTTTAGAAAGAAACTTCTTTCTTGGCGAGAAGACATTCTGAGTGAAACTTCGGAAACGTTGCAACACCTCCAGGAAGGTGGGTTTCAAGAGGCGGATATTGCAGACCGTGCTTCTTTGGAGACTGATCGTTCGCTTGAACTCAGGACTAGGGATCGTGCCCGCAAGCTGATATCCAAAATTGATGATGCCTTGAATCGTATTGAAGAGGGTACTTACGGTTATTGTGAAGAAACGGATGAACCCATAAGCCTGAAGCGTCTGGAAGCGCGGCCGATTGCCACTCTTTCCATAGAGGCCCAGGAACGCCATGAGCGCCTGGAAAGAACACACAGGGATGACTAG
- a CDS encoding cytochrome c, producing MGVPGHALAFGPSSETLARGAYLFAAGGCRNCHTDTKNKGPLLGGGSAIETPFGVFYAPNISPDKKFGIGSWSDADFKKAMREGVSPSGQHYYPAFPYTAYTLIHDGDLADLKAYIFSLKPVSKPSQTHALRFPFNMRAGMWFWKLLYFKQGPYVTAPYAPPAHVPASQKSDVASAEWNRGAYLANALFHCGECHTPRTMLGGLDRARSMAGAAIGPGGKSVPNITPALKTGIGRWSHSEMMDLLSEGGLPDGDFVEGKMSEVVEHGTSHLIERDQKAIAIYFKSLKSIENDVSKE from the coding sequence ATGGGCGTACCCGGTCATGCATTGGCTTTTGGGCCATCTTCTGAAACCCTGGCGCGCGGGGCCTATCTGTTTGCCGCAGGGGGGTGCCGGAATTGCCACACGGATACCAAAAATAAAGGCCCATTGCTTGGCGGCGGTTCTGCAATTGAAACCCCGTTTGGTGTTTTTTACGCGCCCAATATCAGCCCGGATAAAAAATTTGGCATTGGCAGCTGGAGCGATGCAGATTTTAAAAAGGCCATGCGCGAAGGGGTTTCTCCTTCGGGGCAACACTATTATCCAGCCTTTCCCTATACCGCCTATACGTTGATTCATGACGGGGATTTAGCCGACCTTAAAGCGTATATTTTTTCATTGAAGCCGGTATCAAAACCGTCTCAAACCCATGCGCTTCGGTTTCCATTCAACATGCGCGCCGGAATGTGGTTCTGGAAACTGTTGTATTTCAAACAGGGGCCTTATGTGACAGCCCCCTATGCGCCCCCGGCTCATGTGCCGGCATCCCAAAAATCCGATGTCGCATCAGCCGAGTGGAACCGGGGGGCCTATTTGGCCAATGCCTTGTTCCATTGTGGGGAATGCCACACACCGCGCACCATGCTGGGGGGGCTGGATCGTGCCAGATCAATGGCCGGGGCAGCAATTGGCCCGGGCGGGAAATCCGTACCAAACATTACCCCTGCGCTGAAAACCGGAATTGGCCGCTGGTCACACTCTGAAATGATGGATTTATTATCAGAAGGTGGGCTGCCCGATGGGGATTTTGTAGAAGGAAAGATGAGCGAAGTGGTTGAACATGGAACGTCACACTTAATTGAACGCGACCAAAAAGCCATTGCCATCTACTTTAAAAGCCTGAAAAGCATTGAAAATGATGTCTCGAAGGAATGA
- the recA gene encoding recombinase RecA: protein MATALHLVDKKNSGKEKALEAALSQIERNFGKGSIMKLGQGTPLEEIEAISTGSLGLDIALGIGGLPKGRVVEIYGPESSGKTTLALHVVAEAQKNGGACAFVDAEHALDPVYAQKLGVDVGELLISQPDAGEQALEIADTLVRSGAVDVLVVDSVAALVPRAELEGEMGDHHVGLQARLMSQALRKLTGSIAKSQCMVIFINQIRMKIGVMFGNPETTSGGNALKFYSSVRLDIRRIGAIKDREDIVGNQTRVKVVKNKVAPPFKTVEFDIMYGEGISKRGELIDLGVKAGLVEKSGTWFSCGETRIGQGRENAKKFLLENPEMAASLEQSIRENAGLVSEAMLKESPKAKDTDDDEDNLDGLDDDK, encoded by the coding sequence ATGGCGACGGCGTTGCATCTCGTGGACAAAAAAAATTCAGGTAAAGAAAAAGCGTTAGAGGCGGCACTCAGCCAGATCGAACGTAACTTTGGCAAAGGCTCAATTATGAAGCTTGGCCAAGGCACCCCGCTCGAAGAGATTGAAGCCATCTCTACGGGCTCTCTTGGTTTGGACATTGCCCTTGGCATTGGCGGCTTGCCCAAGGGGCGGGTGGTTGAGATTTACGGCCCTGAATCATCGGGCAAGACAACCCTTGCCCTTCATGTGGTGGCAGAGGCCCAGAAAAATGGGGGCGCTTGCGCCTTTGTGGATGCCGAACATGCTCTTGACCCGGTCTATGCCCAAAAATTGGGGGTTGATGTCGGGGAATTGCTGATCTCCCAGCCCGATGCCGGGGAACAGGCCCTTGAAATCGCCGATACGTTGGTGCGTTCCGGTGCTGTGGATGTGTTGGTGGTTGATTCAGTTGCGGCCCTGGTGCCACGTGCAGAACTAGAAGGCGAAATGGGCGATCACCATGTTGGCCTTCAGGCCCGGCTCATGAGCCAGGCCCTTCGTAAATTGACCGGTTCCATCGCTAAATCACAATGTATGGTGATTTTCATCAACCAGATCCGTATGAAGATCGGTGTGATGTTTGGCAATCCCGAAACCACGTCAGGTGGAAATGCGCTGAAATTTTATTCTTCTGTCCGTCTTGATATTCGCCGCATCGGTGCCATTAAGGATCGTGAAGACATCGTTGGTAACCAAACCCGGGTCAAAGTGGTGAAAAACAAGGTCGCACCGCCGTTTAAGACCGTGGAATTTGATATCATGTATGGCGAAGGCATTTCAAAGCGCGGTGAATTGATCGATCTTGGGGTCAAGGCCGGGCTGGTTGAAAAATCCGGCACCTGGTTCTCGTGTGGAGAAACCCGCATTGGACAGGGCAGGGAAAATGCCAAAAAGTTTCTTTTGGAAAACCCGGAAATGGCAGCATCTCTGGAACAATCTATTCGTGAAAACGCGGGTCTGGTCTCCGAAGCCATGCTGAAAGAATCGCCAAAAGCCAAAGACACAGATGACGATGAAGACAACCTTGATGGTTTAGACGACGATAAATAA
- a CDS encoding flagellar assembly protein FliX, with protein MTSVRRSSQSKGSSSKSFGDHMNAKEASVSSGVCRAAGVSAVDSLLAIQEVDTARDRPAKAKQRAEDILDRLDELRYGLLVDAFSRRQLEKLAELVRNKRQMVDDPALSEILDQVELRAEIELAKYATLD; from the coding sequence TTGACGTCAGTTCGCCGTTCATCCCAGTCGAAGGGATCTTCGTCGAAGAGTTTTGGCGATCATATGAATGCCAAAGAAGCTTCCGTATCCAGTGGGGTTTGTCGCGCTGCAGGTGTTTCTGCTGTCGATTCGCTTTTGGCGATCCAGGAAGTCGATACCGCGAGAGACCGTCCAGCGAAGGCTAAACAACGGGCAGAAGATATCCTCGATCGTTTAGATGAACTTCGTTACGGCCTGTTGGTTGACGCATTTTCACGTCGGCAGTTGGAAAAATTGGCTGAATTGGTCAGGAATAAGCGCCAAATGGTGGATGATCCGGCGCTTTCAGAAATTCTGGATCAGGTGGAATTACGGGCAGAAATCGAGTTGGCCAAGTACGCCACACTTGATTGA